In Oenanthe melanoleuca isolate GR-GAL-2019-014 chromosome 9, OMel1.0, whole genome shotgun sequence, the following are encoded in one genomic region:
- the RAP2B gene encoding ras-related protein Rap-2b — translation MREYKVVVLGSGGVGKSALTVQFVTGSFIEKYDPTIEDFYRKEIEVDSSPSVLEILDTAGTEQFASMRDLYIKNGQGFILVYSLVNQQSFQDIKPMRDQIIRVKRYERVPMILVGNKVDLEGEREVSFGEGKALAEEWSCPFMETSAKNKASVDELFAEIVRQMNYAAQPNGDEPCCASCAIL, via the coding sequence ATGCGGGAGTACAaggtggtggtgctgggctcGGGCGGCGTGGGCAAGTCCGCCCTTACCGTGCAGTTCGTGACCGGCTCCTTCATCGAGAAGTATGACCCCACCATCGAGGACTTCTACCGCAAGGAGATCGAGGTGGACTCGTCGCCGTCCGTGCTGGAGATCCTGGACACGGCGGGCACCGAGCAGTTCGCCTCCATGCGGGACCTCTACATCAAGAACGGGCAGGGCTTCATCCTGGTGTACAGCCTGGTGAACCAGCAGAGCTTCCAGGACATCAAGCCCATGCGGGACCAGATCATCCGCGTCAAGAGGTACGAGCGGGTGCCCATGATCCTGGTGGGCAACAAGGTGGACCTGGAAGGCGAGCGCGAGGTCTCCTTCGGGGAGGGCAAAGCGCTGGCCGAGGAGTGGAGCTGCCCCTTCATGGAGACCTCGGCCAAAAACAAAGCCTCGGTGGACGAGCTGTTCGCCGAGATCGTCAGGCAGATGAACTACGCGGCGCAGCCCAACGGGGACGAGCCGTGCTGCGCCTCCTGCGCCATCCTctga